A window from Apostichopus japonicus isolate 1M-3 chromosome 2, ASM3797524v1, whole genome shotgun sequence encodes these proteins:
- the LOC139973571 gene encoding uncharacterized protein — protein MACPSPWKDIADTFFECSICLDLFKEPKLLPCLHRFCKQCLEAILEGQAGTFECPLCKDVCNIPNNRIDGFKTDFHMKSMLQFIQLQKTFENKEERECIGCEKKSKVTAYCFICKGFLCVQCYQYHLANKMFVKHQKHLLALNDLEGKSLTQEKLASLMEAPRCHIHPEHKAKLCCCTCGNLPVCMTCTYDEHKGHELRDVRKVAKDEREHLKEILEELVKRKDTVFDIADKINRVNNDVLSIVVETKAKWKTQYEDQTRELQNEKEKEKREFNRFKTALEESTRKKMKELETEMEEKIRKIRDEYDRMIKIKTRESKEKEDTKRNEKEKRELKIDETMSRLDAVMNERNKTIDEQQQRKLRDTQNLSDLCNQWINKFENLSTISSSVLESYNHWTDAQCIPDIRAASEPLVEDIMKDFPEIESLSDITMDDLPILCIDKVNISDNVESVVDIDVIKGNNFFLTSITSTGSGNIVVSGRLSDDHSFITVINRQGCQIRHNKIDRVKGSSLDPNRHSAALSRDKIASVCGSNQVGVYNIHDGSFTQNNITFLFDDIKTVDTKYATCITTDTIRGHIIVGTRNTGLLFIFDEELNFIRALKLPEVIKWSRDILYHEGVLLICDAESRCACAVTMDTSKTEAELLYELPKPDIDGLTWNPRSICKDRAGFVYISWYGSDKCIITQYSQDGQQLLTTKWTGDRVRCMTTLMTEKGEKLLVATLQSRKMLCYSLMPE, from the exons ATGGCCTGCCCATCGCCTTGGAAAGACATCGCAGATACATTCTTcgaatgttcaatttgtttggatCTGTTTAAAGAACCGAAACTACTACCATGTCTGCATAGATTCTGTAAACAATGTCTGGAAGCTATACTAGAAGGACAGGCTGGGACATTTGAATGTCCTCTTTGTAAAGATGTCTGTAATATACCAAACAATAGAATCGATGGATTCAAGACTGACTTCCATATGAAAAGTATGCTGCAGTTTATTCAGCtacagaaaacatttgaaaacaaagaagagaGAGAATGTATTGGCTGTGAAAAGAAGTCAAAGGTTACAGCGTACTGTTTTATATGTAAAGGGTTTCTTTGTGTTCAGTGTTATCAATATCATTTGGCCAATAAGATGTTTGTCAAACATCAGAAACACTTATTAGCTCTGAATGATCTTGAGGGGAAAAGTCTCACACAAGAAAAACTTGCATCATTGATGGAAGCTCCTAGGTGCCATATTCACCCGGAACACAAGGCTAAGTTGTGTTGTTGTACATGCGGAAACCTCCCCGTTTGTATGACATGTACGTATGATGAACACAAAGGTCATGAACTTCGTGACGTCAGGAAAGTGGCGAAAGACGAAAGGGAACACTTAAAGGAGATATTGGAAGAACTTGTAAAACGTAAAGATACTGTATTCGACATTGCTGATAAAATCAACAGAGTTAATAATGACGTTCTGTCCATTGTCGTTGAAACTAAAGCAAAATGGAAAACGCAGTACGAAGATCAGACCAGGGAGTTACAgaatgaaaaagagaaagaaaagagagaattcAACAGATTCAAAACAGCTCTTGAAGAAAGTACtcggaaaaaaatgaaagaattagaaacagaaatggaagagaaaattagaaaaataagaGACGAGTACGACAGAATGATTAAAATCAAAACTAGGGAatcaaaagagaaagaggaCACCAAAcgaaatgaaaaggaaaaaagagaatTAAAGATTGACGAAACAATGAGCCGACTTGATGCGGTAatgaatgagagaaataaaacaatagacGAACAACAGCAACGCAAGCTTAGAGACACACAAAACTTATCAGATCTTTGTAATCAATGGATcaataagtttgaaaatttgtctACGATATCTTCGAGTGTCCTTGAATCATATAACCACTGGACTGACGCACAGTGTATTCCTGATATAAGAGCAGCGAGTGAACCTCTAGTTGAGGATATAATGAAAGATTTTCCAGAAATTGAATCTTTATCTGATATAACAATGGATGATTTACCAATATTGTGTATTGATAAGGTAAATATATCGGATAATGTAGAATCTGTTGTTGATATTGATGTGATCAAAGGTAATAATTTCTTTTTAACTAGTATAACAAGTACCGGCTCTGGTAACATCGTCGTCTCTGGGAGGTTATCAGATGACCATTCATTTATCACTGTCATCAACAGACAAGGATGTCAGATTCGTCATAACAAGATAGATAGAGTCAAAGGAAGCTCTCTTGATCCCAATCGTCATAGTGCTGCTTTATCACGTGATAAGATAGCTTCGGTTTGTGGATCCAATCAGGTTGGTGTTTATAATATTCATGATGGGTCctttactcaaaataacatcacgttcctctttgatgacatcaaaacGGTGGATACGAAGTATGCGACTTGTATAACTACTGATACTATACGTGGCCACATCATTGTAGGTACACGAAATACTGGATTGCTATTCATATTTGATGAAGAATTGAATTTCATTCGAGCTCTGAAGCTGCCAGAGGTTATAAAATGGTCAAGAGATATCCTTTATCATGAAGGCGTTCTGCTGATATGCGATGCAGAGAGTAGATGTGCATGCGCTGTAACCATGGATACATCTAAAACAGAAGCAGAGTTACTATACGAGCTTCCAAAACCAGATATTGACGGACTGACTTGGAATCCTAGGAGTATATGTAAAGACAGGGCAGGTTTTGTATACATATCGTGGTATGGTTCTGATAAATGTATCATCACACAGTACAGTCAAGATGGTCAGCAGTTGTTGACAACCAAATGGACAGGAGATAGAGTACGGTGTATGACAACATTGATGACAGAGAAGGGAGAGAAGCTACTTGTAGCTACATTACAGTCAAGAAAGATGCTTTGTTATAGTCTG ATGCCAGAATGA
- the LOC139973563 gene encoding uncharacterized protein: MACPSPWKDIADTFFECSICLDLFKEPKLLPCLHRFCKQCLEPMLDRHVGRFECPLCKDVCKIPNNRIDGFKTDFHMQSMLQFIQLQKTFENKEERECISCEEKLKVTAYCFICKGFFCVQCYQFHLTNKMFIKHQKHLLALNDLEGKSLTQEKLASLVEAPRCRIHPEHMAQLCCCTCGNLPVCMTCTYGEHKGHELRDVGKVANDEREYLKEILEELVKRKDTVFNIADKINRVNNDVLSIVAETKAKWKSQYEDQTRKLQNEKEKEMREFNRLKTVFEESTRNKIKELETEMEEKIRKIRDEYDRMKEIKIRESKEEEDTKRNEIESRKLKIDETLNRLDAVMNDRNKTIDEQQQRKLRETQNLSDHCNQWVKKFENLSTISSSVLESYNHWTDAQCIPDIRAASEPLVEDIMKDFPEIESLSDITMDDLPILCIDKVNISENVESVVDVDVTKTNKFFLSSITTTASGYIIVSGRTSHDHSFITVINRQERQIRHNKIDTVKGGPLSHSRYCAALSRDKIASVCTSNQIGVYNIHDGSLTQNNITFLFDDIKTVDKKHASSITTDTIRGHIIVGTSRKIGLLFIFDEELNFIRALKLPEVIKWSRDILYHEGVLLICESESRCAYAVTMDTSKTEAELLYEFPKPDIDGLTWYPLSICKDSAGFVYILWRSAGKAIITQYSQDGQQLLTTKRTEDTPGCMTTMMTEEGEKLLVATSRSGKMLCYGLMPE; this comes from the exons ATGGCCTGCCCATCGCCTTGGAAAGACATCGCAGATACATTCTTcgaatgttcaatttgtttggatCTGTTTAAAGAACCGAAACTATTACCATGCCTGCATAGATTCTGTAAACAATGTCTGGAACCTATGCTAGATAGACATGTTGGGAGATTTGAATGTCCTCTTTGTAAAGATGTCTGTAAAATACCAAACAATAGAATCGATGGATTCAAGACTGACTTCCATATGCAAAGTATGCTGCAGTTTATTCAGCtacagaaaacatttgaaaacaaagaagagaGAGAATGTATTAGCTGTGAAGAGAAGTTAAAGGTTACAGCGTACTGTTTTATATGTAAAGGATTTTTTTGTGTTCAgtgttatcaatttcatttgacCAATAAGATGTTTATCAAACATCAGAAACACTTATTAGCTCTGAATGATCTTGAGGGGAAAAGTCTCACACAAGAAAAACTTGCATCATTGGTGGAAGCTCCTAGGTGCCGTATTCACCCGGAACACATGGCTCAGTTGTGTTGTTGTACATGCGGAAACCTCCCCGTTTGTATGACATGTACGTATGGTGAACACAAAGGTCATGAACTTCGTGACGTCGGGAAAGTGGCGAACGACGAAAGGGAATACTTGAAGGAGATATTGGAAGAACTTGTAAAACGTAAAGATACTGTATTCAACATTGCTGATAAAATCAACAGAGTGAATAATGACGTTCTGTCCATTGTCGCTGAAACTAAAGCAAAATGGAAATCACAGTACGAAGATCAGACCAGGAAGTTACAAaatgagaaagagaaagaaatgagAGAATTCAACAGACTCAAAACAGTTTTTGAAGAAAGTACtcgaaacaaaataaaagaattagaaacagaaatggaagagaaaattagaaaaataagaGACGAGTACGACAGAATGAAGGAAATCAAAATTAGGGAATCAAAAGAGGAAGAGGACACCAAACGCAATGAAATTGAaagcagaaaattaaaaattgacgAAACATTGAACCGACTTGATGCGGTAATGAATgatagaaataaaacaatagacGAACAACAGCAACGCAAACTTAGAGAAACACAAAACTTATCAGATCATTGTAATCAATGGgtcaaaaagtttgaaaatttgtctACTATATCTTCGAGTGTCCTTGAATCATACAACCACTGGACAGACGCACAGTGTATTCCTGATATAAGAGCAGCGAGTGAACCTCTAGTTGAGGACATAATGAAAGATTTTCCAGAAATTGAATCTTTATCTGATATAACAATGGATGATTTACCAATATTGTGTATTGATAAGGTAAATATATCGGAAAATGTAGAatctgttgttgatgttgatgtaACTAAAACtaataagttttttttaagtAGTATAACAACTACTGCCTCTGGTTACATCATCGTCTCTGGGAGAACATCACATGACCATTCATTTATCACTGTCATAAATAGACAAGAACGTCAGATTCGTCATAACAAGATAGATACAGTCAAAGGGGGCCCTCTTTCTCATAGTCGTTACTGCGCTGCTTTATCACGTGATAAGATAGCTTCGGTTTGTACATCCAATCAGATTGGTGTTTATAATATTCATGATGGGTCCTTGACTCAAAATAACATCACGTTCctctttgatgacatcaaaacGGTGGATAAGAAGCATGCGAGTTCTATAACTACTGATACTATACGTGGCCACATCATTGTAGGTACATCACGAAAGATTGGATTGCTATTTATATTTGATGAAGAATTGAATTTCATTCGAGCTCTGAAGCTGCCAGAGGTTATAAAATGGTCAAGAGATATCCTTTATCATGAAGGCGTTCTGCTGATATGCGAGTCAGAGAGTAGATGTGCATACGCTGTAACCATGGATACATCTAAAACAGAAGCAGAGTTACTATACGAGTTTCCGAAACCAGATATTGACGGACTGACTTGGTATCCTTTGAGTATATGTAAAGACAGTGCAGGTTTTGTATACATCTTGTGGCGTAGTGCTGGAAAAGCTATCATCACACAGTACAGTCAAGATGGTCAGCAGTTGTTGACAACCAAACGTACAGAAGATACACCAGGGTGTATGACAACAATGATGACAGAGGAGGGAGAGAAGCTATTGGTAGCTACATCACGGTCAGGAAAGATGCTTTGTTATGGTCTG ATGCCAGAATAA